Below is a genomic region from Leptolyngbyaceae cyanobacterium.
TCAGCCATTATCGGGTTCTGGGAGCGGCAGCGCTAATCGAGGATTTAGAGACAGCTTCGCCAATTCCAATAGTGGTACTGGGTCATCCGGTTCTAATCCCGATGCGGATTTCTCTGGAGGAATTCCTGGGGGAACATCACAAGGGGTAGCAGCAAATCAAGGCGTACCGCCAAAACCAGGAGGTTCCGGACAAGGAACCCAAGGCACGGGTAGGGGACGTAGGGTAGCCAGAAGAGGTTCAGCCAGTGGAGTGCGTTGTATCAGGGAATGCCAACCACAGTATCCTTCTCATTTAGAAGATGCCGAAGGTAGACCGGAAGTGCGATTCACGATCGAATCAGATGGTAGCACTACCGATCCGGAACTTGCTCAAACCAGCGGTAATACCGATCTCGACCAAGCTGCTGTTGAAGCCGTCCGAAAGATGCAGTTTGCCCCACCAACAGATGGCCCGGTCAGCGTCCGAATCGGGATTAACTTTGTGGCTAGCGGATCGCGTTTTGAACGCCAAGCTCGCGAACGTCGGGAAGAAAACGATCGTCAGCGTCGAGAAAGAGAACGTCAGCAGCAACAACTGGAAAGTATCGAGCCAGAAAATTCGACGAGCAATTAATAGTTAATTGTTTTGAATGTCAACCTAATTTTTGATTTTTGGCTTTTACACAAATATGATGATTCGTTTGATTCAACAATCTGCAATTGCGCTATCGATCGCTTATAGCTGCTATTTGGTTTCCCATTCGCTAATTGCAGAAGCAGCAGTGGTTACCTTGCCCGATGGCGGTCGTTGCGAAGGGGAAATCAGCAACGGCCAACTTAATGGTAAAGCTGTCTGCGAATATGGCAATGGCGATCGCTATGAAGGTAACTTCGTCAGCGGCAACAAAGAAGGTACTGGAACTTACGCTTTTGCCGATAAAAACCGTTACACCGGAGAATTTAAAGACAATCAGATCCAAGGCAAAGGCGTTTGGGAATATGCGGATGGCGATCGCTATGAAGGAGAATTTAGCAACGGTCAACCGAATGGTACAGGAATTTATATCAGAGCAGGCGGCGGTCGCTATGAAGGGCAATTTAAAGATGGGATGCCCAATGGTACTGGAACTTATACTTTTCCCAACGGTGACAAATGCTCTGGAAGCGTAGCTAACGGTCAAATTAACGGCACGGGAAATTGTATCTATGCCAACGGTAACCGCTATGAAGGAGCCTTAAGCAACAACCAACCAAATGGAAAGGGCGTTTATACCTTTGCGAATAACGGTACTTACACTGGCGAATTCAGCAACGGTCAATTTAATGGTGCTGGCGTCAGGGAATATCCTAATGGCAATCGCTATGAAGGTACGTTTCGCAACGGTAAGCCTCACGGACAAGGCACTTTTGCGATCGCCCAACAAGGTACTTACAAAGGTGAATTCAACGACGGTCAATTCAGCGGAAAAGGGGTATTTAGTTTCGCCAATGGCAACCGTTACGAAGGCGAGTTTCGCGACGGTAAATTTAACGGCAGTGGAGTTTATATTTTTACCAATGGCGATCGCTGTGAAGGACAATTTACCGACGGAAATTTAAATGGTAGAGGTACGTGTAAATATGCCAATGGCGATAATTATGAAGGTGAATTTAAGAATGGCAATAAGCACGGTCAGGGAACGTATATCTATAAAGATGGAACTCGTTTGCAAGGAAATTGGCAAGATAATCAGTTCCAAAGTTAAGAGCGAATACCTAAATTTTTACTACTTATTTTAGAGCGTCATAGGGTTTACACGAAGAAACGGGTTTCTAGCCTCGCTCAAGTTCATCATAAAGGAGGGTCGATCCCAATACCACCACATCGCCTTTTGCAGGAGTAGGTAGCCTATTCTTGGATTTGGTCAATGGCAGCGGTTTCCTTTGCACTGGTGCGGTTTCTTGGCTGAAGTGCAAACGGAAAAGCCGATCGCGAACAGTCGGTAATCTTCGATCTTGAATATGGATTCTTTTTTCTCAGCTACTACCAGTCTTCACCAAAGGTATTCAACCGGACGCGATATTAAGATATAAAAGGTCGGTCGCGCTTCCCAATTCCCTGCCCCAAAAAGGTAATATGAGGATTCGACCAATCCAACTCCTTCGATCCTTCTATGGCAGAAACACTATTATTCAATGCACTGCGGGAAGCCATTGATGAAGAAATGGCACGCGACCCCTCCGTATTTGTATTAGGGGAAGATGTCGGTCACTACGGTGGTTCCTATAAAGTGACGAAAGACTTGTACAAAAAATACGGTGACTTGCGAGTGCTCGATACACCGATTGCCGAAAATAGCTTTACAGGCGTAGCGGTAGGGGCGGCAATGACGGGATTGCGGCCTATCATTGAAGGCATGAACATGGGGTTCTTGCTGCTGGCATTTAACCAAATTTCTAATAATGCCGGGATGCTGCGCTATACTTCTGGCGGCAACTTCAAAATCCCAATGGTAATTAGAGGGCCCGGTGGTGTGGGCAGACAATTGGGGGCGGAACACTCCCAGCGATTAGAAGCTTATTTCCAAGCCGTACCGGGATTGAAAATCGTTGCTTGTTCTACTCCTTATAATGCCAAGGGTTTGCTCAAATCGGCGATTCGCGACGATAACCCGGTGCTGTTTTTCGAGCACGTCCTGCTTTATAACTTAAAAGAAAATTTGCCAGACCATGAATATTTGGTGCCTTTGGATAAAGCAGAGGTGGTGAGAAAAGGGAAAGACGTGACGATTTTGACTTATTCTCGGATGCGTCACCACGTCATGCAAGCTGTTAAGACATTGGAAAAACAAGGTTACGACCCAGAGGTAATCGACCTGATTTCTCTCAAACCGATCGATCTGGAAACCATCGGCGCTTCCATTCGGAAAACCCATCGGGTAATCGTGGTGGAAGAATGTATGAAAACGGGAGGTATTGGTGCAGAATTGATCGCTTCTATTAACGATCGCTTTTTCGACGAACTAGATGCCCCCGTACTGCGCCTATCTTCCCAAGATATCCCCACCCCTTACAACGGTACTTTGGAAAGATTGACGATCGTACAACCAGAGCAAATCGTCGAAGCTGTGGAAAAAATGGTTGCGCTACGAGTGTAATCTGCCATTGTAACCTGATAAACCCGCCTAAAAAAGTTTATGATCTCACTTGTCACGGCGGGTTTTGGTATGCAAAAACAGCGTTGGTTATTAGCTCTCATCTTATCCTTGTTAATTGGTGCGATCGCAGTAATTGCCTTAGTACCGATCCGATTGGGATTGGATTTGCGAGGCGGCGCACAACTAACAATTCAGGTCAGACCGAGTGAAGAAGTCAAGACAATTACCCCAGATGTCTTGGAAGCAGTTAGAAGAGTGATCGACAACCGGATTAACGGTTTGGGTGTCTCGGAATCGATCGTCCAAACAGTGGGGCAGGATCAAATTTTGGTGCAACTACCGGGAATTAGCGATCCGCAACAGGCAGAAAGAGTACTGGGGGGAACAGCCCAGTTAGATTTTCGCCAACAAAAACCCGGTACGGAAGCACAAATAGCAGTAGAACAACGAGTCAGACAGGAATTGCTTACCAAAAGGCAACAATTAAGGAATTCTGACGATAAAGCCGCTTTTGAAGCCAACGAAGCCGCCATCAAACGCAGCAATGAAGCGATCGCTGCCTTGTACGATCGCACCAATCCACCCCTGACAGGCAAAAACCTCGATGATGCCTTTGTAGGAAGCGATCAGACCGGTGGTTGGAGTGTGGCTTTGCGCTTCGATTCCACAGGCGGGCAAATGTTTGCAGAACTAACCAAAAATATCGCCGGTACGGGAAGAACTCTCGGTATTTTCTTAGATAACGAATTAATCAGCGCCGCTACCGTGGATGTCAAGTATGCCGAAACCGGTATCGTCGGCGGTAGTGCAGAAATTAGCGGTCGGTTTACCGTCCAAGAAGCCCAAGATTTAGCGATTCAGCTAAAAGGCGGTGCCTTACCAGTACCGGTCGAAATCGTCGAAAACCGCACCGTAGGCGCTACCTTAGGACGCGATAGCATTCAAAGCAGTATCTATGCAGGGATCGGCGGTTTGATCTTAGTTTTAATCTTCATGGTGCTTTACTATCGACTGCCAGGATTAATCGCCGATTTCGCTTTGCTTGTCTATACCGTCCTCACTTTAGCGATCTTTGCTTTGTTAAACGTTACTTTAACTCTGCCGGGAATTGCTGGTTTTATTCTCAGTATCGGGATGGCAGTTGACGCCAACGTGCTGATTTTTGAAAGGACTCGCGAAGAATTACGGGCTGGCAAAAGCTTGTATCGGGCTGTGGAATCGGGATTTTATCGCGCTTTCTCCAGTATCTTAGATAGTAACGTTACTACCTGGATCGCTTGTTTGGCTTTGTTTTGGTTTGGGACTGGTTTGGTGAAAGGCTTTGCCGTAACTCTGGCTTTAGGTGTGGCGGTTAGTATGTTTAGCGCAATTACTTGCAGTCGCACTCTGTTATTGTTCGCGATTAGCATTCCCGGATTACGCAAACCAGAATATTTTGTTCCCAAAAAAGTTGAGGTAGCCCGATGAAATTATATGTAAATAAGTACCGAGAACGTTGGTGGATTTTTTCAGCCGTGATTCTCCTCAGCGGTCTGGCTGCCATGATAATTTCTTGGGTTCAAATTGGTTCTCCCCTGCGTCCCGGTTTGGATTTTATCGGCGGTACTCGGCTGCAATTTGAATTAGATTGTACCGTGCCGAATAATTGCGCTAAACCGATCGATTTAGGGGAAGTTCGCCAAGTCGCAGATACCCAAGGTTTGGCTGCCAGCAGCATTCAATTAGTCGGTCAGTACGGAATATCCTTACGGACGCAAGACTTGAATGTGGAACAACGCACTCAGTTGCAAAATTCTTTAAGCGAAAAAATCGGTACTTTCGATCCCAAACAAACTCAAATCGATACGGTTGGCCCTACGATCGGTCAGCAGCTACTCTCTGGTGGTTTGTTAGCTTTATTTATTTCCTTTGCGGGAATCGTAGTTTATTTGACCGTGCGGTTTCAGCTAGACTTTGCAATTTTTGCGCTTGTGGCTTTGTTTCACGATGTCTGGCTGACTGCCGGGATTTTCGCTATCTTGGGTTTAGTGCAAGGAGTGGAAATCGATAGCTTGTTCTTGGTGGCATTGCTGACGATTATCGGGTTTTCGGTTAACGATACGGTGGTAATTTACGATCGCATTCGGGAAATTATCAAAATAGATGGCAATCGTTACATCGGTGATATCGTCGATGATGGGGTGAACCAAACCTTAACGCGATCGATCAATACTTCCTTAACCACGCTGCTATGCTTGTTTGCTATTTTTCTCTTCGGTGGCGAAACTCTTAAATACTTTGCCTTAGCTTTAATTATCGGCTTTACCACCGGTGCTTACTCGAGTATTTTCATTGCCAGTTCATTGCTAGTTTGGTGGCGAGAAAGAATCGGTCAAGCCGTTCCCGTACCTGCTTCAGCAGTCCAAATGGATGACTCCACCAATTCCGAAGAAGCGTGAATTTTGAAATTCTTACTAAGCTGCGGAAGTAGTTCGCTTTGCTTATTTAGGGAAATGGAAAGATGAGTAGAGAAAAAAGTTTGACCTTAGCCTAAACAACCAGATTTATCCGTGGGGTCAATCTAAAATCTAAAATCTAAAATCTAAAATCGATTGATTATGCCTCAACCCCAAGAAGAATCTCACCACATAACAGAAGCACTCACCAAACTAGACCCTCACTTTCACCAGGAAGTAGAAAGGTTACATCAACTAACAGTTTATGCCAGATGGTTAGTGGTGGTTCTGTTGTGGGTGACTGTGGCACCTTTGAGTTTGTGGGGTTTGCGATCGGAAATCCTGCTGTGGCAGCAGTATTTTACTTGGGTAGCACTCAAATACGGTCTGGCTTATCATCGCTTACCAGCAGCAGGATTGGCATTATGTATCGGAATGACTGCTGCTGTTTTACTTTGGCAAAGTCGTAATATTCTCTGGGGAAGACCGCCAGAAGAACAGCAACGCCTAGAAAAACAAGTAAACCGAATCCGCCAGCAAGGTAAAAGTCATCCCCTTTGGAAATGGGTTTGCCAGGGATCGGCGACGATCGAAAATTAGATAAAGAAGCTAGCAGAATTCTCGCCCGTTAGAAGTCAGAATTCAGGAATCAGAATTCAGGAATCAGAATTCAGGAATCAGAATTCAGGAATCAGAATTCAGGAATCAGAATTCAGGAGTCAGAATTCAGGAGTTACAAAATTTCCCTCTTTTTCCTTTCTCCCTTTCCCTTCCGGCGAGTCGCCCACATCCAACCACCTACTAATCCTAATCCAATTAATGCCGTTGGTTCTGGGATGTCTTCTGGATTCTGCCGTGCGTTCGCGCTGACTAGAAAATCATTAAAATCGATTAACTCTTTATTTCTGAATTGATCCTCAAAGGAAATCAATACCAATTCCGTAAAAGGATTATTGCTACTAAATCTAGCTTGGATAGTCAATCCATCCGGGGTATCGTTTAGCCTGGTGGTTGAGTATACGGTTGGTTGATTTATACTTTGCAGTGCAAAAGCATATTCTACACCCTTGGCGAAAGTAAAACTAGCATTGCAATTAGAAACGGCAGAATCAGGATTACCGCAAGTTCCTAAATAATCGTCCCTCGTGGTGTCATATGGTTTGTTTTCTTGGAAAAGCGGCGTAAAGGTATCGGCAGCTAAGTCATATACTCCAAAAGTCGATTGATAAAATCCTCGCGACCTTTCAAAGAAAAAATCAGCAACCGTATCGCTGTCAAACTGAATACCTTCAGTTCCAAAGCTTAACACAGCCGCTTTTGCTGATTGAATACCTAGCGTTAAAATGCTTCCGGTTACTAAACCGAGGCAAATCAAAGTATTTTTAATCACCATAAAGTTTGCTCTGATTATTTAAAGAGAGTTCGATACAACCTGCTGTAGTTTAGAAATTATATAGAGCTTATTTATCTCTCTCTGGTTTGATTTGTTGCCTTTAAATTGCCGTACAATATTTCTTTCTATTGATAGAAAAATATTCTGGCTAAAAAGTCAGAGTCGAGCGTTATAAATAAACTTAAATAGTTGTATTATTTTTAGCATTTATCATTTTGACGCCGGGTTTTAAGTAGGCATCTGTGAAAAAACGCAGGTAGATTTGTAGGGGCGGGTTTAGTTATACTGCTTGATATAAAATTGTTTTACTTTCTTTCAAAAACCGCCCTGCCTATGTGCTTTTATCCATGTCATCCTACGTATTACCAAAAAGCGATCGCCTCATGTTAATTTATAGATAGGAGTTATTTCGCTCCTGAATAGATTAATTTGCAAAGCGATGGGGAAGAAAAATTCTGCTCGATCTAACTTTAATTTTTCAAAGCAATCCAAAAAGGAATCCGGTTACGATAAAGGAATTAGAAACGGATATGAAGAATATAGCGTAGCGGGGTTTTATGAAAAATTCGGACATGAATACAAGAATCCTCACGAATCAACTATTAATCAAATTATCCAAATAGCTGTTGCTCGATGGCAGCTAGATTTAAGTAAGGTTCTAGACTTAGCTTGCGGGAGTGGAGAAGTTACTTTAGCCTTGCAAAATTTAGGTGGTAACGATATTGATGGGATCGATCCTTATACTTACAATGCTTATTTAAAACGCACTGGGAAATCAGCAGAAACTTTTACTTTTGAAGAAATTGAATCGGGAATTCTTTCTCACAGATATTATAGTTTAATAGTTTGCAGCTTTGCTTTACATTTAGTTAGCGAGTCCCGCTTGCCTTTATTAGCTTATCAATTAAGTACGATCGCAAATTCGATGGTCATCATCACCCCTCACAAGCGCCCTCAGTTAAAATCCGAATGGGGATGGTTATATCAAGATGAGATTGTCCGGGAAAGAGTCAGAGCTTGGTTATTTTACAGCAATTAATCCCGATAATTAAGAAAATTGCCGAAAATCTTCATCTTTTTGACTTAATTTAATCCATTTAACCCCTAATTCTCGAAATTTCTGCACGAGACGATCGCAAGCTGGCCTTTCCGTAGCATAATGACCTGCATCGATCAAAATCAAATTGCGATCGCGTGCTTCTTGGAACTGATGAAACTTACAATCAGAAGTTAGATAAGCTTGCGCCCCCGTTTTCGCCACCGCAGACATAAAACTCGCCCCCGAACCACCTAAAACGGCTACCCTATTAATAATTTGCTCTAAATCATCTGAAGGAGAAAAAATTAACTCCGGAGGAGATAACACCGTTTTAATTTTTGTCAGTAAATCCTGCAAACTAACCGAATTTTCTAAATTACCAACTCTACCGTATCCCAATCCATCTTGAGTTGGCGTCACGGGCATAACTTCCTGAAGCTGCAACAACTGCGCCAAAACATCAGCCGTTCCATCATTCACTTGGTCAAAATTAGTATGGGCAGTATATACGCCAATTTTTTCCGTAAAAGCAAACCGAACCATTTCCGCTACCGGATTTCCTCTCCGGAGAGATTTCACCGGACTAAAAATCAGCGGATGGTGGGCAAAAATTAAATTCACCGAAATACCTTGTTCTCGCAAGGCAATTGCTTCCTCCATCACCGCCAAAGTCGGCGTCAAACAAACGAGAACCCCTGCCGATTCATTTAATATCCCAGGTTCAATTTGCCAACCACAATTATCCCAGCTTTCTTGCCAAGCAGGATTTGCCCAATTTTCAAACCAATTGATTAACTCAGCAACTTTCATGAAAATTCACAGAGAACTCAACTTCCAAATCCGTCCCTACAACCCTCGATTTTTTGCGATTCTGCGTAAATCATAAACTAGTTCATCCTAACAATAATTGTTGCTGGGAAGGTAACGTTGGTTGAGATATAGAACTAGAAATATTTTGAGCAGGCAAGGATGTAGCACTCTCTAATTGCTGCGCCACCGGAATTTCAATGACGAATTCTGCTCCTTTACCCGGTTCAGATATACAACTCAACTTACCACGATGCTTTTCTACCACAATTTGGTAACAAATGGATAAACCAAGACCAATTCCTTTACCAACTGGTTTGGTAGTAAAAAAAGGATCGCACATTTTATGGCATACTTCTTCCGTCATACCCGGCCCATTATCGGCAATCCGAATTACCACCGAAGACGCACCGAGCAATCGGTCTTGTTTTACTTCCGTACAAATAGTAATCATCGGTGCTGGAGAATCATTTTCTAAAGCATCGATGGCATTAGTTAATACATTCATAAATACTTGATTGAGCAATCCGGGGTAGCATTCAACTAAAGGTAAATCTCCATAAGCTTGAATCACTTGAATTCCCGAAAATCTATCAGTTGCTTTCAAGCGATTTTGCAATAAACTGATGGTGCTATCAATTCCTTCGTGAATATTGACAAACTTCATTTCCGCTTCGTCATGACGGGCGAAATTCCGCAAAGACAACACTATTTGATGAATGCGTTTAGCCCCCAACTTCATGGAAGACAAGAGTTTGGGCATATCCGACAGCAAAAAATCTAAGTCAATTTCATCAGCAGCTTCTTTAATTTCTGGGGTTGATTGCGGATAAGTTTGTTGGTAAAGTTTTAACAAATTCAGCAAATCTTGCATATAGCGATTAGCATAGTCAAGATTGCAATAAATAAAAGTGGTGGGATTGTTAATTTCGTGAGCGATACCAGCCACTAGTTGCCCCAAACCCGACATTTTTTCTGTTTGAATTAATTGAGCTTGGGTGCGTTTTAATTCTTGCAAAGCTTTGGCTAATTCGTTGGCTTGCTCTTTCAAGCTAGCTTTTGATTGACGCAAAGCCGTTTCGGTTTGCTTGCGAACGTTTATTTCTTGTTGTAAAAGCTGGTTGGATTCTGTTAATTCAGCCGTTCTTTTCTGTACCCTGATTTCTAAATCATCATGGGCTTTTTGCAGCTTTTCTTGGGCTAATTTGCGCTCGGTAATGTCTCGCGTTACTTTGGCAAAGCCGCGTATTTGTCCTTCTTTATCGCGTAAAACCGTTACTACTGCATTTGCCCAAAATCGCGATCCGTCTTTTCTCACGCGCCAACCTTCATCCTCAAACCGACCTTCGGTGATTGCCAGTTTTAATTCTTGCTCCGGTTTCCCCAGCTGGACGTATTCGCTAGGATAAAAACAAGAAAAATGTTTACCGATAATTTCATTTTCTCTATATAGTTTGAGGCGTTCTGCGCCTGAATTCCAACTAACTACCCGTCCTTCCGGATCGAGCATATAAATTGCATAATCATTTACGCTTTCTACTAATAAGCGATAGCGTTCTTCGGTTTCTTGTAGGGCTTGTTTCTGTTGCTTGCTAGTAGTAATATCTTGCACTACTGCGTAAATTAACTGCTGTTCTTGGCAAATAGAGGCTTTCCATTTCAGCCATTTTGTCGAACCATCTTGACAATAACAGCGATTTTCAAAAGAAACGGTATCGCTGCCATTAGTAAGTGTTTGTAGTTGTGCAGCCGTAAATTCGCGGTATTCTTTTACGATAAATTCGAGCAAAGGTAGGGAAAGAAATTCTTCATTTGTAAATAATAATGTTTGTTCGCATACAGGGTTTACTTGCTTGATATAGCCATCCAACCCTACAATAAATAATAAATCCGGCGATAGATTAAAAAATTTCTCAAAATCCAATTCTAAGGATTTTTCTGTGATTTTTCCGATCCGGTTTTTTTCGATCGCGTTTCCTTTAAATTCTCTCGCCATTTTTACCTACCTAGTTTGCTTGCCCTCGGTCTTTTCAAGGGGAAAGGGAAAAAAGGGTAAATAAATCAGGCTAATTTTACGCTTTCCCCGTTCCCGTTACCCCCCCGCTTGCCCTACACCCTGACTAAATACGTAAGCCCTATACAAAAATCTATATCTTTATGGTTAATTTATAGTTTTATGGCTTATTGCTTTACTTTGCAACATTAATTAATAAAACTTATGAACTTAAGGGGTCGTTTGCAGGTATATTATCAGCTTTAATATTTATGCGGCAAATCCATCGCCGCTTAATTCAGGTCTTGTACCTGACATCAAAATCGGGTTGCTTGCTAATAGCTAAACGTGAAAGTCTATATTTTTCGTTGATAAACCCGGTTTCTCAGGTCTTGTTGAGAATGGGACAAGATGTAGGTCAAGGAAAATCGCGATCGATCTGGTGTCGATCTTCTGTAGCAAAACTTAGGGAGAAAAGAAAAAAGGTGTAGAGAGTGGGAATGAAATCGGCAAGAGCGTTGGCGTATTTTGAAATAGGGCGTTAGTTTTCACCATCACCAGTCATTGACTTAAGCACCTATCTGTTCTAGAAAATCACCATCAATGTTTTTCAGGATGAGATGAGATTTGCAATCAAAAGAGATTTGGCCTTTTTGCTGCAATTCACTGAGCAATCGGGTAATCGTGACCCTAGTGGTAGAGCAAGCATTGGCAAAGTCTTCGTGGG
It encodes:
- a CDS encoding alpha-ketoacid dehydrogenase subunit beta, encoding MAETLLFNALREAIDEEMARDPSVFVLGEDVGHYGGSYKVTKDLYKKYGDLRVLDTPIAENSFTGVAVGAAMTGLRPIIEGMNMGFLLLAFNQISNNAGMLRYTSGGNFKIPMVIRGPGGVGRQLGAEHSQRLEAYFQAVPGLKIVACSTPYNAKGLLKSAIRDDNPVLFFEHVLLYNLKENLPDHEYLVPLDKAEVVRKGKDVTILTYSRMRHHVMQAVKTLEKQGYDPEVIDLISLKPIDLETIGASIRKTHRVIVVEECMKTGGIGAELIASINDRFFDELDAPVLRLSSQDIPTPYNGTLERLTIVQPEQIVEAVEKMVALRV
- the secD gene encoding protein translocase subunit SecD, which gives rise to MISLVTAGFGMQKQRWLLALILSLLIGAIAVIALVPIRLGLDLRGGAQLTIQVRPSEEVKTITPDVLEAVRRVIDNRINGLGVSESIVQTVGQDQILVQLPGISDPQQAERVLGGTAQLDFRQQKPGTEAQIAVEQRVRQELLTKRQQLRNSDDKAAFEANEAAIKRSNEAIAALYDRTNPPLTGKNLDDAFVGSDQTGGWSVALRFDSTGGQMFAELTKNIAGTGRTLGIFLDNELISAATVDVKYAETGIVGGSAEISGRFTVQEAQDLAIQLKGGALPVPVEIVENRTVGATLGRDSIQSSIYAGIGGLILVLIFMVLYYRLPGLIADFALLVYTVLTLAIFALLNVTLTLPGIAGFILSIGMAVDANVLIFERTREELRAGKSLYRAVESGFYRAFSSILDSNVTTWIACLALFWFGTGLVKGFAVTLALGVAVSMFSAITCSRTLLLFAISIPGLRKPEYFVPKKVEVAR
- the secF gene encoding protein translocase subunit SecF, with product MKLYVNKYRERWWIFSAVILLSGLAAMIISWVQIGSPLRPGLDFIGGTRLQFELDCTVPNNCAKPIDLGEVRQVADTQGLAASSIQLVGQYGISLRTQDLNVEQRTQLQNSLSEKIGTFDPKQTQIDTVGPTIGQQLLSGGLLALFISFAGIVVYLTVRFQLDFAIFALVALFHDVWLTAGIFAILGLVQGVEIDSLFLVALLTIIGFSVNDTVVIYDRIREIIKIDGNRYIGDIVDDGVNQTLTRSINTSLTTLLCLFAIFLFGGETLKYFALALIIGFTTGAYSSIFIASSLLVWWRERIGQAVPVPASAVQMDDSTNSEEA
- a CDS encoding PEP-CTERM sorting domain-containing protein, producing the protein MVIKNTLICLGLVTGSILTLGIQSAKAAVLSFGTEGIQFDSDTVADFFFERSRGFYQSTFGVYDLAADTFTPLFQENKPYDTTRDDYLGTCGNPDSAVSNCNASFTFAKGVEYAFALQSINQPTVYSTTRLNDTPDGLTIQARFSSNNPFTELVLISFEDQFRNKELIDFNDFLVSANARQNPEDIPEPTALIGLGLVGGWMWATRRKGKGERKKREIL
- a CDS encoding class I SAM-dependent methyltransferase translates to MGKKNSARSNFNFSKQSKKESGYDKGIRNGYEEYSVAGFYEKFGHEYKNPHESTINQIIQIAVARWQLDLSKVLDLACGSGEVTLALQNLGGNDIDGIDPYTYNAYLKRTGKSAETFTFEEIESGILSHRYYSLIVCSFALHLVSESRLPLLAYQLSTIANSMVIITPHKRPQLKSEWGWLYQDEIVRERVRAWLFYSN
- a CDS encoding Nif3-like dinuclear metal center hexameric protein, producing MKVAELINWFENWANPAWQESWDNCGWQIEPGILNESAGVLVCLTPTLAVMEEAIALREQGISVNLIFAHHPLIFSPVKSLRRGNPVAEMVRFAFTEKIGVYTAHTNFDQVNDGTADVLAQLLQLQEVMPVTPTQDGLGYGRVGNLENSVSLQDLLTKIKTVLSPPELIFSPSDDLEQIINRVAVLGGSGASFMSAVAKTGAQAYLTSDCKFHQFQEARDRNLILIDAGHYATERPACDRLVQKFRELGVKWIKLSQKDEDFRQFS
- a CDS encoding PAS domain S-box protein, which gives rise to MAREFKGNAIEKNRIGKITEKSLELDFEKFFNLSPDLLFIVGLDGYIKQVNPVCEQTLLFTNEEFLSLPLLEFIVKEYREFTAAQLQTLTNGSDTVSFENRCYCQDGSTKWLKWKASICQEQQLIYAVVQDITTSKQQKQALQETEERYRLLVESVNDYAIYMLDPEGRVVSWNSGAERLKLYRENEIIGKHFSCFYPSEYVQLGKPEQELKLAITEGRFEDEGWRVRKDGSRFWANAVVTVLRDKEGQIRGFAKVTRDITERKLAQEKLQKAHDDLEIRVQKRTAELTESNQLLQQEINVRKQTETALRQSKASLKEQANELAKALQELKRTQAQLIQTEKMSGLGQLVAGIAHEINNPTTFIYCNLDYANRYMQDLLNLLKLYQQTYPQSTPEIKEAADEIDLDFLLSDMPKLLSSMKLGAKRIHQIVLSLRNFARHDEAEMKFVNIHEGIDSTISLLQNRLKATDRFSGIQVIQAYGDLPLVECYPGLLNQVFMNVLTNAIDALENDSPAPMITICTEVKQDRLLGASSVVIRIADNGPGMTEEVCHKMCDPFFTTKPVGKGIGLGLSICYQIVVEKHRGKLSCISEPGKGAEFVIEIPVAQQLESATSLPAQNISSSISQPTLPSQQQLLLG